A single genomic interval of Spinacia oleracea cultivar Varoflay chromosome 6, BTI_SOV_V1, whole genome shotgun sequence harbors:
- the LOC110776552 gene encoding uncharacterized protein, whose amino-acid sequence MEKHLSCSKLAILAIFLLAISASAIGNLQQVSGTKLNDGVTKTIIQELEKEQIIDAYYNLKPEMARELGLETLKCASQGQACAFWNPCCNEGVCFPGPVGVCI is encoded by the exons ATGGAGAAGCATTTATCTTGTTCTAAGTTGGCTATCTTAGCAATTTTTTTGCTGGCAATTTCAG CTTCTGCAATAGGCAACCTGCAACAGGTTAGTGGGACAAAGTTGAATGATGGTGTTACGAAAACCATAATACAAGAACTTGAAAAGGAGCAAATTATTGATGCTTATTACAATTTAAAGCCAGAAATGGCAAGGGAACTTGGCTTGGAGACACTCAAGTGTGCATCGCAAGGCCAAGCATGTGCTTTTTGGAATCCTTGTTGTAATGAAGGTGTTTGCTTCCCTGGACCCGTTGGCGTTTGCATCTGA
- the LOC130463182 gene encoding protein FAR1-RELATED SEQUENCE 5-like has product MSGIQPRQIISSLRQKNPNLQAVARTIYNLKNKIQKESLGSRSLIQALFEELEQGGFTFTYVKDDKGHLTHVFFAHPRSIMLAKTYSSVFVMDCTYKTNKYGMPLLDIIGMTSLNKSFYAAFVFLQKEKEEDYVWALKNFSSILGFNCQPQVIVTDRELALIGAINIVFPETTHLLCVWHIQKNIVAKCKGYFTEIEDWDVFMSMWNAMIYAETEEQFEESWLFLQLIYKEKNDIIDYISSTWIPVKKKFVSVWTEKILHFGNRASSRAEGAHAKLKKYLHVSTGNIRQVKNKICLAIDNEFQEIKTQVESEKLRVPHKYNVPYFKDLMNKVSIFALKKLYKQYEMASLGTLKAQCTGNFVATMGLPCAHMMCDWKEGTLPLHLINSQWRIDTKFITSINEDNTCADDEDEMKELLDKVSLHFIIYTL; this is encoded by the coding sequence ATGTCTGGAATTCAACCACGTCAAATTATTTCCTCATTGCGGCAAAAGAACCCTAATCTTCAAGCTGTAGCTCGAACTATATATaacttgaaaaataaaattcagaaaGAAAGTTTGGGTAGTCGTTCTCTAATTCAAGCTCTCTTCGAAGAACTTGAACAAGGAGGTTTCACATTTACTTATGTAAAAGACGATAAAGGTCATTTAACCCATGTGTTTTTTGCTCACCCAAGATCAATCATGCTGGCTAAAACATATTCCAGTGTATTTGTGATGGATTGCACTTATAAGACTAATAAGTATGGCATGCCATTACTTGACATTATTGGAATGACAAGTTTGAACAAGTCATTTTATGCCGCCTTTGTTTTTTTACAAAAGGAGAAAGAAGAAGACTATGTTTGGGCTTTGAAAAATTTCAGTAGTATATTGGGGTTCAATTGTCAACCACAAGTCATTGTTACTGATCGGGAATTGGCGTTAATAGGTGCTATAAATATTGTCTTTCCTGAAACCACTCATCTATTATGTGTTTGGCACATCCAAAAAAATATAGTTGCCAAATGCAAAGGTTATTTCACAGAAATAGAAGATTGGGATGTGTTTATGTCTATGTGGAATGCAATGATATATGCGGAAACTGAAGAGCAGTTTGAAGAAAGTTGGTTGTTTTTGCAACTTATATACAAAGAGAAGAATGACATCATAGATTATATATCGAGCACGTGGATTCCAGTAAAAAAGAAATTTGTGAGTGTGTGGACCGAAAAGATTTTGCACTTTGGAAATCGTGCGTCTTCGAGGGCGGAAGGTGCACACGCAAAACTTAAAAAATACTTGCATGTTTCAACTGGAAATATTCGTCAAGTCAAAAACAAAATTTGTCTTGCAATTGACAATGAGTTTCAAGAGATTAAAACGCAAGTGGAAAGTGAAAAACTCCGAGTCCCCCACAAGTACAATGTTCCTTATTTCAAGGATCTTATGAATAAGGTATCCATATTTGCTTTGAAAAAGTTATATAAACAATATGAGATGGCTAGTTTAGGGACATTGAAAGCACAATGTACTGGTAATTTCGTAGCAACAATGGGGCTACCTTGTGCTCATATGATGTGTGATTGGAAGGAAGGGACTTTGCCTTTACACCTTATAAATAGTCAATGGAGGATTGATACAAAATTCATTACTAGTATCAATGAAGACAACACATGTGCTGATGATGAAGATGAAATGAAAGAGTTACTTGATAAAGTAAGCTTACATTTTATAATATATACACTATAA